A region from the Candidatus Electrothrix scaldis genome encodes:
- a CDS encoding alcohol dehydrogenase catalytic domain-containing protein encodes MKAVVVEQIGDFHLADIPRPEPGPGEVLIKTAVTGLCRTDLKIIEVGHRDLVLPRVPGEEVVGTVCALGPDVDSGLMGKRVYVYPGTSCGTCRPCQQGAGNLCTGMQIMGFHRDGGFAEYVAAPVASIMEIPENCSFDQAVTAEPLSCCLNALELSELQAGERIGIWGGGPAGAFLAQAAKALGANATVIEPHEARHRYHEQFFASPGEERFDVAVVAVGAVQPYHEAIERLNPRGRLMIFSGLAKDVAQQPIDLNSLHYMEQKIIGAYGCSYRHGQQALELIGSGKVQVENFISHRMQLDELGQALDLVRNRAGMKILLYP; translated from the coding sequence ATGAAGGCTGTTGTTGTTGAGCAGATCGGCGATTTTCACCTGGCAGATATCCCGCGTCCAGAACCCGGTCCTGGAGAGGTGCTGATCAAGACCGCTGTGACTGGTTTATGCCGTACCGACCTCAAGATCATCGAGGTGGGACATCGGGATCTGGTCTTACCCCGGGTACCGGGAGAAGAGGTGGTGGGAACCGTCTGCGCTCTGGGGCCGGATGTTGATTCAGGCCTTATGGGGAAGCGAGTCTATGTTTATCCCGGAACCAGCTGCGGTACCTGTAGGCCCTGTCAGCAAGGGGCAGGCAATCTCTGCACAGGTATGCAGATTATGGGCTTCCACCGTGATGGCGGCTTTGCCGAGTATGTGGCTGCTCCGGTGGCAAGTATTATGGAGATCCCGGAAAACTGTTCCTTTGATCAGGCTGTGACGGCGGAACCACTTTCCTGCTGTCTTAATGCCCTGGAATTATCAGAGCTTCAGGCCGGGGAACGTATCGGCATCTGGGGTGGTGGACCGGCTGGCGCCTTTCTTGCCCAGGCAGCCAAGGCGCTGGGAGCAAACGCCACCGTTATAGAACCCCATGAAGCGCGGCATCGCTATCACGAGCAGTTTTTTGCCTCTCCGGGGGAGGAGCGCTTTGATGTTGCTGTGGTCGCGGTTGGTGCTGTCCAGCCCTATCATGAGGCCATAGAACGCCTGAATCCCCGTGGTCGTCTGATGATTTTTTCCGGTCTGGCAAAGGATGTAGCGCAACAGCCCATAGATCTGAATAGCCTCCATTATATGGAACAAAAGATTATCGGCGCCTATGGATGCAGTTATCGGCATGGTCAGCAGGCCCTGGAGTTGATCGGTTCGGGGAAGGTGCAGGTGGAGAATTTTATTTCTCATCGTATGCAACTGGATGAACTGGGACAGGCCTTGGATCTTGTCCGCAACAGAGCCGGAATGAAAATCCTACTCTATCCTTAA
- a CDS encoding aldo/keto reductase: MKCLEFTNGDQIPVLGLGTWKSESGDVYKAVKEALQQGYRHIDCAPIYGNEVEVGQALAESISAGVVSREELWITSKLWNNSHAPEDVQPALEKTLADLQIEYLDLYLIHWPVALKKDCLFPASAADMLSLEEVPLTQTWTGMEAVLAKKLCRHIGVSNFSVPKLQGLLEAAQIRPEMNQIELHPYLQQPELLDFCRKNGVHVTAYSPLGSPDRPPALKAENEPLLLEDPVIVQIAKQHGCSPAQVLINWALQRDTIVIPKSVNPARIQANLAAASLELTADDMEKIAGLDRHLRYVSGDFWALADGPYTVANLWDEPKKG; the protein is encoded by the coding sequence ATGAAGTGCCTGGAGTTTACAAATGGTGATCAAATCCCTGTCTTGGGTTTGGGCACCTGGAAGTCCGAGTCCGGTGATGTGTACAAGGCGGTGAAGGAGGCCCTGCAACAGGGCTATCGCCATATAGATTGCGCACCGATCTATGGTAACGAGGTTGAGGTAGGGCAGGCCCTGGCTGAATCCATCAGCGCGGGGGTGGTCTCCCGGGAGGAGCTTTGGATTACGTCCAAGCTCTGGAATAATAGTCATGCCCCTGAGGATGTCCAGCCTGCCCTGGAAAAGACCCTGGCAGATCTCCAGATAGAGTATCTGGATCTCTATCTCATTCACTGGCCTGTTGCCCTGAAAAAAGACTGTCTTTTTCCTGCAAGCGCTGCTGATATGCTCTCCCTGGAGGAGGTACCGCTCACACAGACCTGGACAGGGATGGAGGCGGTGCTGGCAAAGAAGCTCTGTCGCCATATTGGGGTAAGTAATTTCAGTGTGCCCAAGCTTCAGGGCCTGCTGGAGGCTGCGCAGATCCGGCCGGAGATGAACCAGATTGAGTTGCATCCGTACTTGCAGCAACCTGAGCTGCTGGATTTCTGCCGAAAGAACGGAGTGCATGTTACGGCCTATTCTCCTCTGGGGTCGCCGGACCGGCCCCCGGCCTTAAAGGCAGAGAATGAACCGCTGTTGCTGGAAGATCCTGTGATCGTTCAGATTGCAAAACAGCATGGCTGTTCCCCTGCCCAGGTCCTTATCAATTGGGCGCTACAGCGAGACACTATTGTTATTCCCAAGTCAGTCAATCCGGCCCGTATCCAGGCCAATCTTGCTGCGGCCTCGCTGGAGCTCACAGCAGATGATATGGAAAAGATTGCCGGGCTTGATCGGCATCTTCGTTATGTGAGCGGAGATTTTTGGGCCTTGGCAGACGGCCCCTATACGGTAGCGAATCTCTGGGATGAACCAAAGAAGGGTTGA
- a CDS encoding fatty acid CoA ligase family protein — MTNCNIGAALHRVAAERKDAVALVTGKNGKYQHWTFRQVVENSNSYANALRKRGVQRGDRVMLMVRPSMEFICLTYALFQLGAVVILIDPGMGYKNLLRCIGSVQPKVLIAIPQVHLFSRLFRKPFKSVKKRFCVGNSLFRLCGIYLQGEARKAGLHFSPVHTDEDELAAIIFTTGSTGPPKGVQYTHGIFYHQLQQIRDYYGIGPQDVDQPGFPLFALFATALGAAAVIPDMDPTRPAEVDPVKFIRSIQDKQVTYSFGSPAIWNVVSRYCIDEQITLPVRKILMAGAPVSGELIKRVQQIMPEDGEIYTPYGATESLPSTSITGREILQETWEQTRIGKGTCVGRPLPGMRVEIIEPVDTPLGDWSEAKILPFGTIGEIVVKGPVVTQAYDHNEKETRMAKIPDAEGGGLWHRMGDMGYQDEQGRLWFCGRKAHRVLTPDGPMYTICCEAIFNEHPEVFRSALVGQGEPGEQWPVLTVELYSKKAKGEEKLCEELRELARSNPLTARINVFMVFAVFPVDIRHNAKIFREKLAAWVMQRMACRQGL; from the coding sequence ATGACCAACTGCAATATAGGCGCAGCCCTGCACAGGGTTGCCGCAGAACGGAAAGACGCTGTTGCCCTGGTCACGGGCAAGAACGGTAAATATCAACATTGGACCTTCCGGCAGGTGGTGGAAAACAGCAATAGCTACGCCAATGCCCTGCGGAAAAGAGGTGTGCAACGCGGCGACCGGGTCATGCTCATGGTGCGTCCCTCAATGGAGTTCATCTGCCTGACCTATGCCCTGTTCCAGCTGGGTGCTGTGGTGATCCTTATTGATCCGGGCATGGGCTATAAGAACCTGTTGCGCTGTATCGGGTCGGTCCAGCCCAAGGTGCTGATCGCCATTCCTCAGGTGCATCTCTTTTCCCGTTTGTTTCGCAAGCCCTTTAAGTCGGTGAAGAAACGCTTCTGCGTTGGTAATTCTCTTTTCCGATTATGCGGCATCTATTTGCAGGGGGAGGCCCGGAAGGCTGGCCTGCATTTCAGCCCGGTGCATACGGACGAGGATGAACTGGCTGCGATTATTTTCACCACCGGTTCCACGGGTCCGCCCAAGGGGGTGCAGTATACCCACGGCATATTTTATCATCAGCTCCAGCAGATCCGCGATTATTACGGGATCGGGCCGCAGGATGTGGATCAGCCCGGCTTCCCGCTCTTTGCCCTGTTCGCCACTGCTCTGGGTGCGGCAGCAGTCATTCCAGACATGGATCCCACCCGACCTGCTGAGGTTGATCCGGTCAAATTCATCCGCTCCATCCAGGATAAGCAGGTCACCTATTCCTTTGGTTCCCCTGCCATCTGGAACGTGGTGAGCCGTTACTGCATTGATGAGCAGATCACCCTGCCGGTACGTAAAATTCTTATGGCTGGCGCTCCGGTATCAGGTGAGCTGATTAAGCGGGTTCAGCAGATCATGCCCGAGGACGGGGAAATCTACACTCCCTACGGGGCAACGGAAAGCCTGCCCTCAACCTCTATTACCGGGCGGGAGATTCTCCAGGAAACCTGGGAACAGACCCGGATAGGTAAGGGTACCTGTGTTGGCCGTCCCTTGCCGGGGATGCGGGTGGAGATTATTGAGCCGGTTGATACCCCGCTCGGTGATTGGAGTGAGGCCAAGATTCTGCCCTTCGGAACCATCGGGGAGATTGTGGTCAAAGGGCCTGTGGTTACCCAGGCCTATGATCATAATGAGAAGGAAACCCGTATGGCCAAGATCCCTGATGCGGAAGGTGGCGGTTTATGGCATCGTATGGGTGATATGGGCTATCAGGATGAGCAGGGGCGTCTTTGGTTCTGCGGTCGCAAGGCCCACCGGGTCCTGACCCCGGATGGCCCCATGTACACCATTTGCTGTGAGGCCATCTTTAATGAGCATCCTGAGGTTTTTCGTTCTGCCTTGGTTGGTCAGGGGGAACCGGGGGAACAGTGGCCTGTGCTGACAGTGGAGTTATACAGTAAAAAGGCCAAAGGTGAAGAGAAGCTTTGCGAAGAGCTACGTGAGCTGGCCCGCTCCAATCCTCTGACTGCGAGGATTAATGTCTTTATGGTCTTTGCCGTTTTTCCGGTGGATATTCGCCATAACGCTAAGATATTCAGGGAGAAGCTGGCGGCCTGGGTCATGCAGCGCATGGCCTGTCGCCAAGGGCTCTGA
- a CDS encoding PIN domain-containing protein, whose amino-acid sequence MKLSRLLIDTNLLVLFIVGSASTDYIPKHKKLTAFTVEDYEVLLKIVAQATEILVTPNTLTETSNLVSYIGEPARSQVLQCLRFVITESKEKYVSSSLVAQRPEFVWLGLTDAALLEASVRDVTLLTTDFNLYCAALKKGDMALNFNHIRDQYL is encoded by the coding sequence GTGAAACTCTCACGGTTGCTCATTGACACGAATTTACTTGTCCTCTTTATTGTCGGCAGCGCTTCAACCGATTATATTCCCAAGCATAAAAAGCTGACAGCGTTTACAGTTGAGGATTACGAGGTGCTGCTGAAGATAGTGGCGCAGGCTACGGAAATACTGGTTACTCCGAATACTCTCACAGAAACGTCCAATCTGGTTTCCTATATCGGAGAGCCTGCTCGAAGTCAGGTGTTGCAATGTCTGAGGTTTGTCATTACGGAATCAAAAGAAAAATACGTTTCCAGCTCCCTGGTCGCTCAACGTCCTGAGTTCGTTTGGCTCGGTTTGACGGATGCAGCCCTTCTTGAGGCGTCTGTACGGGACGTTACTTTGCTGACAACAGATTTTAATCTTTACTGTGCCGCACTGAAAAAAGGTGATATGGCACTCAACTTTAACCATATCCGCGATCAGTATCTTTAA
- a CDS encoding class I SAM-dependent DNA methyltransferase, which produces MNAETLISKVWSFCTTLRDDGVGYGDYLEQLTYLIFLKMADEYSRPPYNRDVGIPEKYTWNSLRSKKGAELEGHYITLLRELGMKKGMLGQIFTKSQNKIQDPAKLSRLVEMVNDTDWVMLDADTKGTIYEGLLEKNAEDTKSGAGQYFTPRSLIKAMVACMRPEPMQTIADPACGTGGFFLSAYDHLISNHKLDKKQKAFLKFETFSGNEIVSNTRRMCLMNMFLHNIGEIDGNSAVSANDALIAPPAYTVDMVLANPPFGKKSSMTFTNQEGEQEKDDLTYNRQDFWATTSNKQVNFVQHIRSMLKSTGRAAVVVPDNVLFFDNRPAQKEPWTKEVWFYDYRTNIHHTLKKKPLRLEHLQDFIACYSPENRHKREATWDADTNPEGRWRKYAYKEIIARDKTSLDIFWLKDKSLADLDNLPDPEDLAAEIIENIEAGLQSFREVAARLSVSDR; this is translated from the coding sequence ATGAACGCCGAAACCCTTATCTCCAAAGTCTGGAGTTTCTGTACCACCCTCAGAGATGATGGCGTCGGCTATGGTGACTACCTGGAACAACTGACCTATCTCATCTTCCTGAAAATGGCTGATGAATACAGCAGGCCCCCCTATAACCGCGATGTCGGTATCCCGGAAAAGTACACCTGGAACAGCCTGCGCAGCAAAAAGGGCGCAGAGCTGGAAGGGCATTACATCACCCTGCTCCGGGAGCTGGGCATGAAGAAGGGGATGCTCGGCCAGATCTTCACCAAATCCCAGAACAAGATCCAGGACCCGGCCAAGCTCTCCCGCCTGGTGGAGATGGTCAATGACACCGATTGGGTCATGCTGGATGCGGATACCAAGGGCACCATCTACGAAGGGCTCCTGGAAAAGAACGCTGAAGACACCAAATCCGGTGCTGGCCAGTACTTTACCCCGCGCTCGTTGATCAAAGCCATGGTCGCCTGTATGCGCCCGGAACCCATGCAGACCATTGCCGACCCTGCCTGCGGGACCGGCGGCTTTTTCCTTTCCGCCTATGATCACCTGATCAGCAACCATAAGCTCGATAAAAAGCAGAAGGCCTTTCTCAAGTTTGAGACCTTCAGCGGCAATGAGATCGTCTCCAATACCCGCCGCATGTGCCTGATGAATATGTTCCTCCATAACATCGGCGAGATCGATGGCAACAGTGCGGTGAGCGCCAACGACGCCCTGATTGCTCCGCCTGCATACACCGTGGATATGGTGCTGGCCAATCCGCCCTTTGGCAAAAAGAGCAGCATGACCTTTACCAATCAGGAAGGCGAGCAGGAGAAAGACGACCTGACCTATAACCGGCAGGATTTCTGGGCCACCACCTCGAATAAGCAGGTCAACTTTGTCCAGCATATCCGCTCCATGCTCAAATCCACGGGCCGGGCCGCTGTGGTGGTGCCTGATAATGTCCTCTTTTTCGATAACCGCCCGGCCCAGAAAGAACCCTGGACCAAGGAGGTGTGGTTCTACGATTACCGCACCAATATCCACCACACCCTGAAGAAAAAGCCCCTGCGTCTGGAGCATCTTCAGGACTTTATTGCCTGCTATAGCCCGGAAAACCGCCATAAGCGAGAAGCAACCTGGGATGCTGACACCAACCCGGAGGGGAGATGGCGGAAGTACGCCTATAAAGAGATCATCGCCCGAGACAAGACCAGCCTGGATATCTTCTGGCTCAAGGATAAATCCCTGGCTGACCTGGACAACCTGCCTGACCCGGAAGATCTGGCCGCAGAGATTATTGAAAATATTGAGGCCGGGTTGCAGAGTTTTCGCGAGGTTGCTGCCCGATTGAGTGTAAGCGATAGGTGA
- a CDS encoding restriction endonuclease subunit S, with protein MTEFNNKAIPEGWAESKLSQLLIDPKGDLVDGPFGSNLKRTDYCDSGVPVFKIQNIKTNTFVDGVLSYVSSEKAVELKRHSFKKGDLIITKLGNPLGLCCEVPQKYPEGIIVADLMRLRLKHEYVVKQYLIYLINSPVIQDQFKKITKGTTRPRVNLTIVRGLNFPLPPINEQHRIVSKIEELFSELDNGIESLKTAREQLKIYRQALLKHAFEGKLTEQWRKDNADKLETADQLLERIKQEREDRYQHQLDAWKAAVKLWEDGGKEGKRPSKPKKLQDIAFEQDILNQLPKLFGEFLYICLGLLIDEPKYGTSKKCTYEENGTGVLRIPNVVSGRVDGSDLKYAEFDKSELDDYSIQDGDLLIIRSNGSVSIVGKAALVESKNSHYIYAGYLIRLRPNSKILCPKYLLFAIESHMLRKQIEAKAKSTSGVNNINSGEIKSLIVPVTCLEEQEEIVNVLEEKLSVVDNSLLDIDANLKKSETLRQSILKKAFSGQLVPQDPNDEPASVLLERIAKEKEAAAAKAKKATKAKTAKKRAKKGCT; from the coding sequence ATGACTGAATTTAACAACAAGGCCATTCCTGAAGGGTGGGCTGAATCTAAACTTTCACAGTTGCTAATAGATCCAAAAGGCGATCTCGTTGATGGACCATTCGGTTCCAACTTGAAAAGGACAGACTATTGTGATTCTGGTGTACCGGTTTTTAAGATACAGAATATTAAGACGAATACGTTTGTAGACGGCGTGCTGAGCTATGTTTCTTCTGAAAAGGCAGTAGAGTTGAAGAGACATTCGTTTAAAAAAGGGGATTTGATTATTACCAAATTGGGTAATCCACTGGGCCTTTGCTGTGAAGTGCCCCAAAAGTACCCTGAAGGAATAATCGTTGCAGATTTGATGCGTTTGAGGCTGAAGCATGAGTATGTTGTCAAGCAATACTTAATATACCTGATCAATAGTCCTGTAATACAAGATCAATTCAAAAAAATCACAAAAGGCACGACTCGTCCCAGGGTAAATCTGACAATAGTGAGGGGATTGAATTTTCCACTACCTCCTATCAACGAACAACACCGGATAGTTTCCAAAATCGAAGAGCTTTTCTCCGAGCTGGATAACGGCATCGAAAGTCTGAAGACAGCGCGGGAACAACTCAAAATCTACCGTCAGGCCTTGCTCAAACACGCCTTTGAAGGCAAACTCACCGAGCAGTGGCGGAAAGACAACGCCGACAAACTGGAAACGGCGGACCAACTCCTGGAACGCATCAAGCAAGAGCGTGAAGACCGCTATCAGCATCAACTGGATGCGTGGAAAGCGGCGGTGAAGCTGTGGGAGGATGGTGGGAAAGAGGGGAAGAGGCCGAGTAAGCCAAAGAAGCTTCAAGATATTGCATTTGAGCAAGACATCTTAAACCAGCTACCAAAATTATTTGGTGAGTTTTTATACATATGCCTTGGGCTTCTGATTGATGAGCCCAAATATGGCACCTCAAAGAAATGCACCTATGAGGAGAATGGTACAGGTGTGTTGAGAATCCCGAATGTTGTATCAGGGAGGGTTGATGGTAGTGATTTGAAGTACGCCGAGTTTGATAAATCAGAGCTTGATGACTATTCGATTCAAGATGGTGATCTACTGATAATTCGATCTAATGGCAGTGTTTCAATTGTAGGCAAAGCTGCTTTAGTCGAGTCTAAGAATTCACATTATATTTACGCTGGTTACCTAATACGTTTACGTCCAAACAGTAAGATACTTTGCCCAAAGTATCTTTTATTTGCCATTGAATCCCATATGCTTCGGAAGCAAATAGAGGCTAAAGCCAAATCAACCAGTGGTGTTAATAACATTAATTCAGGAGAAATTAAGTCGCTGATTGTTCCGGTTACATGTCTTGAGGAGCAAGAGGAGATAGTTAACGTCCTAGAGGAAAAGCTATCTGTTGTCGATAACAGCTTGTTAGACATCGATGCTAATTTGAAGAAGTCCGAAACCCTTCGCCAATCCATCCTCAAAAAAGCCTTCTCCGGCCAACTGGTCCCCCAAGATCCCAACGACGAACCCGCCTCCGTCCTCTTAGAACGCATCGCCAAAGAAAAGGAAGCAGCCGCAGCCAAGGCAAAAAAAGCTACAAAGGCCAAGACCGCAAAGAAGAGAGCGAAAAAAGGATGTACATGA